TtgtcaaaacaaacttttttaaactttttccgGTGAGTCTGATTGAATTTATCatagatttatattttttccaatttccaaTGCATTTGACAGCATGGTTCTGTTTATTTGTTAACGATTGCCCTTAATATTGAATGTATACTGCAAATATGTTTACAATTAGCAGTAATCGGTATTTGTGTCATAAATCACTCGTATGATTTATAACATCCCGTTTTTATATAAGATATACCTGCGATaattagttatatttatatcatttattCACTACATGTATGTGTACTGGTGGGGTGTAGATCACCCAAATGCACCGATAATCAAAGTGTGTGTTTGCGATTTATTGATTTGATAtgtgggtatatatatatatgtatgtttttCTAGAAATTTGTCGTTTCGTAAAATATCTAAATATAGTTATTAGACAGTTTATAACATTCCCATATCAAAACCAATTGagcaaaatttttgttcaaatttttgtcCATTGGTAAGACAGCGATTAGATTGAATAATACCATCATGCAACCTCAAAATAGTTCAGATTACTGGTGTAGTAGATTATCCTTAACCGCGATGTCGACATAACAAGATTACTTCGTATTGTAGGTGCTGATTACAATAGTGCTGTCATGGCTTCTGTGTCTGATTTTGACTGAAACTGGCGCCTTACCGGATAATCCCAATGAAGTTGGATACAGAGGAAGAACTGATGTACGAATCAGCGTTCTACAAAACAGTCCCTGGTAACAGAGTTAGTTACTAGTTTTAAGAATATGATGTAAGATTGGCATATTTGTGTTGACACGAAGTAAACATACAGATAGTTTTGCTAACTTTTATTGTTGTAATATTGTTGAACATAAAATCAACTACTCGGTCAATCGCAttttttcagtagttaaagacCTAGCGGCAACGTATACTAGGCGGATGATACTTCCAAGTTAACTTAACATTTACGCTtagctatttatttatttattcatatatatgtaGTCCTAATTTGCACTGTGATCTTTTCAAAAATGTGACATTTTGCTCTATCATGCATGGTGGTGGGGtggtaaaattgtaaataagaATGGAACGTGAAAGCATTCGCCAATGTCGTTGTAACGGCGCATATTGGGTTGTTTACGAATTGCTGCGCCAATTATGGTCGACAATGATTACATTCGCTGtttttcgaatcttttatgctgaaataattagggcgtgacgtCAGCAAATCGTTAAGTGAAGTGTTGAATCTGTAAATTTCGTAAATgcaattgtgaatttctcggTAATATTTCAGCTAGGATAATGGTtgtggtattgttttgttggaaaataatacaaaaaaaagatAACATTATTTAGTTATAATTAGTGCTTAACGCGCTTTATGGGTAGAATAATGGCACGGTACATCCTAAAATCATGTACATAGATTTGTGCGGTGATCTCTTGTATATCAAATTACAAGAGCAAAATTCGTACCGATTCACAcccatttttattgcaaaactAATATTATGGCGTAGACAGGTTGCGTATTTTATATTAGGTAATGGTAATACCATGTTAAAATACTGTCCATTTTTCgaatattaatgttttttgcaAAGGTTTCGATTTCCTTATCCTGGACAATGGGGATTGCCCACCGTTAGTGGTGCAGGAGTCGCGGGAATGTTGGCCGGAGTTTTAGCGGGAATCGTTGAATCAATTGGTGACTACTACGCATGTGCAAGAATGTCAGGAGCGCCACCCATACCCGAACACGCAATAAATAGGTGAGagcatttttattaaatgtagGTAGTTttagggcgctccagaaatatgtgtaccgatatggaggtaactaattttgttcgcctactttgtGACCACAGTGACATCTTTCAATCTTTTCAcaacagaaaataattttatttattcagctTCTTCTCCCACCTTCTGAACCCCCTTGCGGTCGCATAGAAACGTTATTTGTCTACCATATTTGCGGGAGATAGATGCctcattttttcatattcactagccggaaccgttttcatatcTATTTACGTTTTAAGTTGTTGATAGAAACTTTTAGTTTGTGGTCGCAGGTGAATGTTACTGGTCTACAATTTCTGTTTATTTCATATCTGCCTCGAAGCACCGTTTTTTCTTGTTGTGTCgttgaataaaacatatatttatataggcTCAGCCGAATTTTcggaaatataataaataaacctgGATGCCTTCTTGTTAgctttcattttgttgttcCACGATAAACAAACGCCGCCGCGGCATGGCCCGAATAATTTTTTCTGGGTATTTTTTAGAGGCTTAGCGATCGAAGGTTTTGGATGCATCCTAGCTGGTGTTATCGGTACTGGAACTGGATCCACTTCTTACAGTGAAAACATCGGAGCGATCGGTATATCACGCGTCGGCAGCAGAAGGGTAAGAACAATCAATCAAGTTTGTCATGAAGCATTTACTGGCTTtgtggacacgaaatggacctatggataaTTTTGTTGAATTGTGTTGTTATTAGTATTCTTCTTcttattgttgttgtgaaaaaaccGCCTTTCTACTCGACTACtggaataatattatttcaGGTACTGCAAGTAGCAGGAGTGATCTTTTTCATCGTTGGAATGTTGGGTAAATTCGGAGCTGTTCTTGTTCTCATACCGGATCCGGTGATAGGTGGATTGTTCTGCGTAATGTTTGGTATGATTGCTGCCGTTGGATTGTCAAACTTACAGCATGTTGACTTAAATTCAGCCAGGTATTAGAAACAAGTACAGCGTTAGATTAAAGTTACTAAAACAATTAGGTattcatgtagtatgtgaagcaagatggcggacaccagaaggtagtatgtgtaccaggttagggtcaggccctaatttcaggtacaaatactacggaagtcactcggctagtccccgaactcgtaagtCGTAATAGagttaaaataaggaaaattagtaataataaaattatgtcctaacactaacctggtacacattttcaaaattattttcttttccCCAAGGAATTTATTCATCATCGGATTTTCCATTTTCATGGGATTGATGGTGCCGATTTGGGTGACAGCAAATTCGAAAGCTATTGATACTGGAAACAAGCAAGTGGATCAAATATTTCTTGTGTTGTTGGAGACATCTATATTTGTAGGCGGTGCGCTCGGAGCAATATTGGACAACACAATTCCAGGTTGGCTTTGGAATCGATTAATGACTATTGTTACATGAATAAAAGCCACGTCATCGTGTTACGACTTTACAATAAAACCTCAATCGTGTCGTTTTCTCTAGCAGTACGCGAGCATGATAAAATGTCATAAGCTTTGTCTGCGTCACCTGGACGTTAAATTATATGTGTTAAATCGTATATGTAACCgaaactcatatatatatgaaaatgtatGACTTAGCACTGATCATACAGCAAACGACAtgcttgattttatttttccgACGTTTCTCATTGGGGTAATATTTTGTAGCCTATATACACTTCGGATGATAATTTATGtgttgtttcaaaataaaaattttgtgatATTCCTAACTCATGACGTGTTAGGCGCTGAATAACTTTCCCACtcttagttttatttatttcgtagTTTGTCAAACAATACCCTCAAGCTTACAAGTATTGCATAAAACAGCCTGTGAAACTTGTGTCTTACCTTGGTGTATAGTGTATACAAATGAAAGATTTGATCTGACGATACATATGTGTTTGATAATTTATCTAGGTACTCCTGAGGAACGTGGACTAACGTCGTGGAACAAAGCATCGTTGGAGTTTGAAAGTGAGAATATGCCAGCGGCTGAAtacaagaaatataaaaaaagaatgGAAAATTGTTACAACTTGCCATTTTCTACAAAATGGAGGTAAAATTTTGACGTCAGTATCAAAATACAGTAGATGCcagaaaaagttttattattattatcgtaGTGTTTTAATTGCAAAGTTAGTGTTGAGTTAAATTCGAATTTAAAGTTGTATATTGTTGAATGATAATTCAGTtataaatatgatatatatcctaataatattttgcataatattattttaggttttcaaaatatattcctATTTTACCGGAATTCCGCAAGAAACAACATGATGAAGACGAAAACACTCAACTGTAGAATGCGGGtctatatttagaaaaaaaagatatatctgTGTCtgtagaaataaattatgtacCAATCTTTTATGCATGCTACTAACATTcagtgttttaaatttttttaacaaatattgtATATACATTATGAGTATATTATATATGGGGCGTCAGTGGTATGCAGATTCAAAATCAAAAGGGCAGAATATTCTCATGATAACCAAATGCTAAATAATTCCGTTACCGAAATCGTATTGCTGAATTGGTTCGGTTAAATCTCAACACTCAAATCTTAACACAGGCTCAAAAGCGATGAAACTTGTTGAGATTATATTGCCCGAGTTCTTCGAGGTCATTTTGAAGGCAGTGATAAAATAAAGTACACTAGCCTCAGTATGAAATCTACACGATATTTAGTTTTTGGGCTTATCCAGTACCAAAAATAGAGCTcatggaaaaaaaattcacttaATATCATTAAAATGATCATATTAATGATTGCAAATATATAGCCTGCTCTGCTAGAGCGAAACATTCTTCAATGTAGTTTTCCAACGACATTGTCgacatttcaataaaatatgcaaataatATATTGCTACCAGTGTTTAAAAAACAGACAGATTTTTAGTTAAATCTTTGAGGTTTTGAATAATATGTCTTGAGTCTTCCCAACTATGGTAGCCATTGTTAGAATTACTTAACAGATGATGGCGGCAACGACCTCACAAGCAAAGTTGAACTTGCGCTTCTTCTGAGttggaattatttttttttttacaaataggtAAAATAATGTTCACTGCAAGTACTGTTCGCAAGCATACATTTTATCCCCGTCcgaaaattgtatatatatatagtaggccCGTCAAATACGGACACCACTATAGCAAAATCTTAATTTCTCGTAATCTATACCATATAAGAGCGTGACTCCCGtattaaaataaccaatttgAACGTGCCCTACAGCCCATTGTCGATTTCGGCAATCCGCTTTATATTTTGTTAGATATGAGCATTTTTTCCCAAAAAATTTATTCGGGTAAAACGGACACATGGATGGGTAAAACGaacattaaacaaaattaattgaacACACTACTGAACTATATGAATGCGTATAAAACGCCcgaaaaaaatcataaataataAGCCTCGAGCATTACAGTGGGGGCGAGCAATGATGTTCATATTACCCCATCAGACATGAAAACTTATTAATCATCCAGTCATGTACTTGCAACTGAACAAAAGCTTTGGTTGATCAACTGAATGTCCTTTACCATAAATAACATAACGAAACTACCCTAATGAAACAGGCAAgttatttatatgtaaattattaCTGGCTTTCCTCACATGTGAAAGCTTGAACGTTTCTTCCATAAACACCAGCACAAATGTCATGAAACCATCTGAGGCATTGCTGACATTGTATACTCCTCATCATCGTAAAAACTGCATTCACAAAACCCACAAACATCACTATATCTAACAGCCTTGGCAGATTCTTTCCTGTTTATAATTCTTCCTACTTTGACCTTGCACACATGAGGTTTATTCAAACTGCTGGCCTCTATTTTCTTGGACCCTGCTTTTGCTTTTTTCCTTAGTTATAATATCAGAGTCCTCTTTATTTTATAGAACTGCTAGTTCTTTCTCATATCCTTCACTGGTGAGTATTCTCATACAAGTTATGATCGTTTTCTCACGATCACGAGGTGGTTTTAGTCGAAGTGGGGCCTTCGGAAAGGGCAGAATTTCTTCAAATGAAGTGTCACTCAAATCCAATAAACTATCCTCTGGTGATGCTGGTGAACTACTCTGTTGTTCTGTAGAGATTTGCTGTCTAAACTTGGGACCTGATGTTTGCTGAATAGTTTTACTGCAACAAGGTGAATCATTGTCAGCTTGCTGCAAACCACATGCAACAAAATTATTACTTGTCGACGAGATAGTAATGGTGAGCGGTGGCTGGGAAGTGATGTTGCTAGGCTCTAATAAATCGAGGTTAAAGTTTGACAGGGGCTGCGGTTTTCGTTAATTTATCAAGTTTCCATATCATTCCCGAAACCAGCCTTTCCTGCCATTTTAGcagattctgaaaatttattagaaattttgTTCACCATTGCAAATTCATAAGCCAACTTTCGAATGTCTTTAACCGTTAATGGGAAGAGTCTCTTTTCAAATTCGAGTATATGTTGCAAATGATCCTTTTTGTTCTAGCCCAAGGTAGGAGAACAACCAAGACTCCGTGATCCTGAAGCCTTCTTCAGCATTCAATAAACATGACAGCGAAGTGTAGCCCTTGGAACCGAATATGTACTTGCTTCAGTCAGGAGTTTTCTTCCGCTTCGTACCATTTCAATtgcttttttcatgttttttccaTCCATTAACATCTTTTACTACTTCTCTTCCATTTACGAGACATATTTCTCGAACAACAATTCAAAATCTGAGACAGTGTCCCACTTTGGGGTGAAATGGACACTAAAAATAAGAAAGCATATTGTTTTGTACTGTTAGACTGAAATGAAACAACTTATATCCCAAATAAACACCACTCAGATAGTGTATAAATCTgaccaatttttattttgtaattgcaTAACCACAGAGCCtacgataaaaaattaaaaaatcaacCCCCTAATTGTCATGACGTCATGAGGTTTATTTCGAGCTCCCACAAGCAATCATCTGCGCAGTCGAACTATGCAAACGCCCTTAAAACTTCATGAGGTAAAGTAAAAAAGCAAACAAATTGTTTATTACCTTATACTTGGTGTTTTGGTCCCACAATTGACGTTGAAACTCAATATGATAGTAAATACCCACTTTTTCGCCCCTCCAAAATCGACCCCTTCAGAAAATCGCAAGCATGTTGACGAGATTTGCGGCAATGGCGACGTATTCGCTTCAGCGAAACTGTGCTTAGTTACGTAACAAACGAGCAGTGAAACCGCGGCCGTAGCTCTTTTGGTGTCGCTGTAGGATCAAATCGAAAAAAGGTGTTCGCATTACCCCGCCTGTCCGTTCTCCCCCGacctactatatatatatatatgtattgaaaTATCGTTATCGgcaatttcaaatattgttaTCGGCAAATTTTCATTGGAATCGGcaaaaaagtgatatcggtacATCTTTACAGTAAACAACCAGGCTGTGTTTTGTCAATGGAAGAAGGTTTGAAAACCACAAGCTAATTTTGGATCAATAATGAAGACCTCTTCCTAAATTTCGATTGACTGACAATGGAGGCAGAATTTTTTTCGAGTATGCAAAGAATTCACTTTTTCTGCTACACAGATTGCCGGCTAATAATTATTAGTTTCAAAATTTGTATGGTTCCACGCATTTTAattagaaatattcaaataaaaaacacaCACATTagctgaaaattacacaaacataatatatatatatgtaagtaCCGGTTAGGATGACTatcaatagaagtaaaataaaaagGGAATTCTcaattcttatttatatatatatatatatgtatataatgtAATATAGACGCGTAAACAGGATCACACCAAGGAGTCTCTGATTGATTTCACAAAGTAGTCAGTCACAACTCACAAGAGCGAGGGGTTGGTAGCCTAAAAGTCTCATTGCGAGTAGCACATTACATTACGGAGAGTGATGCCGCATTTGGAACAGCGCATTGAGCACAATGCGAGATTGCATTAGAAGCAGCGGATTGggcacagtgaggccgcattCGGAGCAGCGCATTGTGCACAGTCAGGATTGACAATTCATCCATCCATTTTACCATTGTTTATGAAATCAATAATGACAAGCCAGACTCGACTTTTAGATAGTAGCAACAGTGATTCGACTTGACTTGGTATTCGAATTTGCTGGAGCTCAGCTGGTGATACGTTACTGTAATTTGCTCTTTGCGAGCACCGCATTATGAGCAGCGAATTGggcacagtgaggccgcattaggagcagcgcattacgCACAGTGAGGCCGCAGAGGACCTGGAGTCTGGCTCGTCATTATAGATTCCATTAACATTTTCGTCAAGTCAAAAAAATAGTGCCCTGGGGactaataaaattcaatttttacgTCACCGTCGACAACAGCCATCATCAAAAGAGAGTCGAAGGCtgagaaaaataaattgttttctttacccttgcaaaatttttggggctattttaagagttgGCGCCTGCAAAATGGGGTATgtatttcaaactatcattatgattcatcacatacaacaatctgtttttaaaagtaccggtgaaAAATttcagcctagtctatcacagctatttctacactctataatttttttattactgcaattaaattaaaactcctaggaagacagagggatcattgaattatctgatttatatttaagtttccgaaacacaacagaaaactaacggataaagttcaaaaacgcgaaaacgaggtaatgtttacgaccacgcttaaaaatctgtctgagtgagaaaagtgtctgagcggatgcgaaaaggagCATTGTACGTCACATCACacattttgcatcttgctgattgaacaatgtcacgaagtaaacaagggagttgatgctcggggaaaggttcattaTTATACATACAGCGTTAATTGCTATGTCTGAATGTATCCCGGTATCGAGGGGAGCCCATCATGCTACAGGGGTGGTGATTCCTCTAcgacccatgggccggggccacggcccatctaattgggccacatgggccgtggcacatcaagctatgggccgcggccccatcAAGAAAagttcaattatcttaccaaaattttcaattttcacaaaattgtaaatattcgaaccaagaaaaaaaaaatcgtggGATGccaccaattttttttcttacgataagcctccatataaaaataaagcaaaatactaGGCTACAGAAAAGGATACTCATgtagtctgtgtaccaggttagggcaatgagcatgtatatatgctcattggtaccaaagttaccctagcagacatctctcagcagacatctctctcgtttttgaACGCGCCGATCACTGTTGCCAGAACTCAGATTTCAATTGAGCGATGCGAGAGTTTACGAAAAAAGCCTCGATGCAAAATCAGCTGATGCTTTATGTGTTGCCAGATTAACCATAAAAACTGTGAATAATTGCCGAAAAATCACAGTTCTCCCCCAAATATAAGTGTCTCACAAATATATCCGCTTAGTATAagaaatataagtataagtgCTTATAATGGGAAGTAAACACAACAAGTTTGACAAAGATTGGATAGGTGGAAGAGTTACTTATTATCGTTTAAACCTGTCCCAgtcgtcaatttttgataaaattggtaaaaagacCTACTTTGCCCCAAAAAGATGTGTCTTACAATCATGACCCTTTCCATTTATACATAAACAGTAGTAGTACATttaataaagtgtttatacaacgagtttcaaaaagtttgtatggggggaagatatttttattctcgtttaaacatGACCCGCGTGACAATTTAttatagaaatggcaaaaagacctctttgcTCCAAAAAAAGAGTGTCTTGTAATTACGgtcccctcatttacacaagaccagtagtagtacatataataaagtgttaatacagcgagtttgaaaaagtttgtatggggggaagatatttttataatcgtataaacatggcccgatagtaaatttttgataaaaaaaatggcaaaaagacctactttgccccaaaaaatgagtgtcttgcagttatgggccccacatttacaaaacaccagtagtagtacatatattaaagtgttaatacagcgagtttgaaaaagtttgtatggggggaaaatatttttataatggcttaaacatggcccgataatcactttttgatagaaatggcaaaatgacctcttttgccccaaaaaatgagtgtcttgcagttatgggcccctcatttacacaagaccagtagtagtacatataataaagtgttaatacagcgagtttgaaaaagtttgtatggggggataatatttttataatcgtataaacatggcccgatagtaaatttttgataaaaaaaatggcaataagacctactttgccccaaaaaatgagtgtcttgcagttatgggccccacatttacaaaacaccagtagtagtacatatattaaagtgttaatacagcgagtttgaaaaagtttgtatggggggaagatatttttattatcgcataaatatggtccgatagtcaatttataagaaaaatggcaaaaagacctcttttgccccaaaaaatgagtgctTGGCAGTTAtaggccccacatttacaaaacaccagtagtagtacatataataaagtgctaatacagcgagtttgaaaaagtttgtatggggggaagatatttttataatcgcttaaacatggcccgatagtcaatttttgataaaaatagcaaaaagacctagtttccccttgaaatgagtgtcttgcaatcacgggcccctcatttacacaaaaccagtagtagtacatttaataaagtgtttatacaacgagtttcaaaaagtttgtatggggggaagatatttttattctcgtttaaacatGACCCGCttgacaatttatgatagaaatggcaaaaagacctcttttgctccaaaaaatgagtgtcttgcaattacgggccccacatttacaaacgaccagtagtagtacatataatataatgttaatacagcgagtttgaaaaagtttgtatggggggaaaatatttttataatggcttaaacatggcccgataatcactttttgatagaaatggcaaaatgacctcttttgccccaaaaaatgagtgtcttgcagttatgggcccctcatttacacaagaccagtagtagtacatataataaagtgttattacagcgagtttgaaaaagtttgtatggggggataatatttttataatcgtataaacatggcccgatagtaaatttttgataaaaaaaatggcaaaaagacctactttgccccaaaaaatgagtgtcttgcagttatgggcccctcatttacacaagaccagtagtagtacatataataaagtgctaatacagcgagtttgaaaaagtttgtatggggggaagatatttttataatcgcttaaacatggcccgatagtcaatttttgataaaaaatggcaaaaagacctagtttccccttaaaatgagtgtcttgcaattacgggcccttcatttacacaagaccagtagtagtacatataataaagtgctaatacagcgagtttgaaaaagtttgtatggggggataatatttttataatggcccaaacatggcccgatagtcaatttttgatagaaatggcaaaaagacctcttttgccccaaaaaatgagtgtcttgcagttatgggcccctcatttacacaagaccagtagtagtacatataataaagtgctaatacagcgagtttgaaaaagtttgtatggggggaagatatttttataatcgcttaaacatggcccgatagtcaatttttgataaaaaatggcaaaaagacctagtttccccttaaaatgagtgtcttgcaattacgggcccttcatttacacaagaccagtagtagtacatataataaagtgctaatacagcgagtttgaaaaagtttgtatggggggataatatttttataatggcccaaacatggcccgatagtcaatttttgatagaaatggcaaaaagacctcttttgccccaaaaaatgagtgtcttgcagttatgggcccctcatttacacaagaccagtagtagtacatataataaagtgctaatacagcgagtttgaaaaagtttgtatggggggaagatatttttataatcgcttaaacatggcccgatagtcaatttttgataaaaaatggcaaaaagacctagtttccccataaaatgagtgtcttgcaattacgggcccctcatttacacaagaccagtagtagtacatataatgaagtgctaatacagcgagtttgaaaaagtttgtatggggggataatatttttataatggcccaaacatggcccgataatcaatttttgatagaaatggcaaaaagacctactttgccccaaaaaatgagtgtcttgcaattacgggcccctcatttacacaagaccagtagtagtacatataataaagtgttaatacagcgagtttgaaaaagtttgtatggggggaagatatttttatagtcgcttaaacatggcccgatagtcaacttttgatagaaatggcaaaaagacctattttgccccaaaaaatgagtgtcttgcagttatgggcccctcatttacacaagaccagtagtagtacatataataaatggctaatacagcgagtttgaaatagtttgtatggggggaagatatttttataatcgcttaaacatggcccgatagtcaatttttgataaaaaatggcaaaaagacctagtttccccataaaatgagtgtcttgcaattacgggcccctcatttacacaagaccagtagtagtacatataataaagtgttaatacagcgagtttgaaaaagtttgtatggggggaagatatttttataatcgtataaacatggcccgatag
This is a stretch of genomic DNA from Styela clava chromosome 2, kaStyClav1.hap1.2, whole genome shotgun sequence. It encodes these proteins:
- the LOC120336582 gene encoding solute carrier family 23 member 1-like; this translates as MNPDYSATNHAFDSEESPAADTNGKVDDINIQPEVFQSINESKSLPEKNELGLLYKLEDRPAWHLSAFLGIQHCFLAIGGLIGMPLLLAPRMCMTDTAVGYLGRAMVLNSLFFIAGILTFLQTTFGTRLPILQGGSFTFLPSTLAILALPHNTCPLGPVNPNITNGSFLYNDTDGMLVDGTELWQRRMREIQGAIAVASVVEFVLAITGAIGFLMRFIGPLTVAPSIALIGLSLFNAASYNASGQWGIAVFTIVVLIIFSQYMRNIKLPVPVYTRSKGCHVVKTNFFKLFPVLITIVLSWLLCLILTETGALPDNPNEVGYRGRTDVRISVLQNSPWFRFPYPGQWGLPTVSGAGVAGMLAGVLAGIVESIGDYYACARMSGAPPIPEHAINRGLAIEGFGCILAGVIGTGTGSTSYSENIGAIGISRVGSRRVLQVAGVIFFIVGMLGKFGAVLVLIPDPVIGGLFCVMFGMIAAVGLSNLQHVDLNSARNLFIIGFSIFMGLMVPIWVTANSKAIDTGNKQVDQIFLVLLETSIFVGGALGAILDNTIPGTPEERGLTSWNKASLEFESENMPAAEYKKYKKRMENCYNLPFSTKWRFSKYIPILPEFRKKQHDEDENTQL